Proteins co-encoded in one Ruegeria sp. HKCCD4315 genomic window:
- a CDS encoding cold-shock protein → MYRVRGHVKWFDPAKGYGFVVSDDGGPDILLHVNVLRNFGQSSVADGAGIEIMTHRTDRGVQAVEVVAIDPPARTDSMMLADFAELDPVTIAEAPLEAARVKWFDKGKGFGFANVFGRGEDVFLHIEVLRRSGLADLQPGEALAMRVIDGKRGRMAAQVLAWEAALDG, encoded by the coding sequence ATGTATCGCGTTCGTGGACACGTGAAATGGTTCGACCCTGCCAAGGGGTACGGATTTGTTGTGTCCGACGATGGCGGCCCGGATATCCTGTTGCACGTGAACGTCTTGCGTAACTTTGGCCAGAGCTCGGTCGCAGATGGCGCTGGGATCGAGATCATGACGCACCGCACGGATCGGGGCGTTCAGGCCGTCGAAGTGGTCGCGATTGATCCTCCGGCGCGGACCGACTCGATGATGCTGGCCGATTTTGCCGAGTTGGATCCAGTGACGATCGCCGAGGCACCATTGGAAGCCGCGCGCGTAAAGTGGTTCGACAAGGGTAAAGGCTTTGGTTTTGCCAACGTCTTTGGCCGTGGCGAAGACGTTTTTCTCCATATCGAAGTGCTGCGCCGTTCCGGTCTTGCTGATCTGCAACCGGGCGAAGCGCTGGCAATGCGAGTGATCGATGGCAAACGGGGCCGGATGGCGGCTCAGGTGTTGGCCTGGGAAGCCGCACTGGACGGCTG